From the Paenibacillus sp. MMS20-IR301 genome, the window GCAGATCCGAACCGATAATGTACGGGTCCGTATTCAGGTAATTTACATTCTCGCGCCCCAGCAGCTTAATCAGCTCATGTGCAAATGTTGTCTTCCCGGCTGCCCCATGCCCCGATATTCCGATGATCATCCGCCCGGACCTGCTGCTGATCCGGCCGGCTATGCTTTGTATGATTTGGTTCATGTTGTCCTCCGTATCTCCCGCTCCTGAATGTTAAGCATTAATAGTCTAACATTATTCTGGAGGCTGTGGTCAGTTAACCGGGCATACAACTCAGCATAGTACAACGCTATACAGAATTCCTTAGAGGCCATCCTTTAACTGACCTATACAAACACCGCACATTCCCCTTATTGTTCCATATTATAATTATTTTAAAAGAATAATCATAGAATCCCTTGTATACTATGATTATTCTAATGTAAAGGATGATGTAATTGTTCAAGTTCAAGTTGTTCTCCAGTACGTTCTCTTTCCTTCTTCTTGTCCTGATCCTCACACTTTCAGGTTGTTCCAACTCGGATGCCGAGTTGCAAAAAGTCTCTACTCAACTAGAACAGACAACTTCAGAGCTAAAAACAGCGAATGAAAAAATAACTGCTTTGGAAGGGAGCCTAACCGCTTCGGAAAGCAAAGCAGAGCAGCTTGAGAAAGAGCTCAGTGATTTAAAAAATGGCCCAGTAAGTGCGATAATCGAAATCCGAAAGCAATTTGAAGCCAAAAATTATGATCAAACCTTAACTTTAGCAGCAACTTTGCACGAAAAATTCAGTGGCGTTCCTGAAGATAACGAGGCGCAAAAGTTAGTTCAGGAAATCAATAGCCTAAAAGCAGCTGAAGCAGCAATACAAAAAGCAGCTGAAGAAAAAAAACTCGCCGAAGCTAGTCAATCTGCAAAAAGCAAAGCCCGTAGCATTCTGCGTGTGTCGGAATCGTGGTCGAGTGAACCTAATTCCGCAGGTGGCGTCGATCTGCATATCAAATGGCAGAATAATTCTACAAAGGTAGCTAAGTATGTCTATTTCTCGGTGGAACCTTATAATGCTGTGGAAGATATTGTCGGAAGTGAAATTGGCGGTACAACTACATTTACTGGGAGAGAAACCGGCCCCTTTGAACAAGGTTCAGGCAGCGACGGCAGTAACTATTGGGAGAATGCATGGTACAACAATACGATTACCCACGTCAAACTCACCCAAGTGACTGTTGATTACATGGATGGGAGTACGGTGACGATTCAAGGTGAGGATCTTAATTATATCCAATACTAAATAAGGATACGGCAGCGATTCCGCCTTGCAAATCTATACATAGAGCTCAGCCATCCCGCCATCATACTCCCTCCCCTCCGCCCATATACATAAGAAGAACGGTTCACAAGCTGGAAGGAGAGATGGATACATGCCCGGTGATGAGATAAAAGCGCTGGAACGGGCGATTGCCGAGATTACGGAGATTGCGACCGGCTTTGGCCTGGATTTTTATCCGATGCGTTATGAGATATGCCCTGCGGATATTATCTATACCTTCGGTGCCTACGGGATGCCGACCCGCTTCGGGCATTGGAGCTTCGGAAAGACCTTCAATAAAATGAAATCCCAATACGACTTCGGCCTGAGCAAAATTTATGAGCTCGTCATTAACTCCAATCCCTGCTACGCCTTCCTGCTCGACGGCAATTCCCTGGTGCAGAACAAGCTGATTGTCGCCCACGTGCTGGCGCACTGCGATTTCTTCAAGAACAATATGCGCTTCTCGGTGTCCAACCGGGATATGGTCGAGAGCATGTCCGCTACGGCCGACCGGATCGCCGGTTATTCGGTTACCTATGGGATAGATGTGGTCGAGAGCTTCATTGATTCTGTACTGGCGATCCAGGAGCATATCGATCCCAGCCTGATTCAGCCGCGCAAGCTGGGCAAAACCCATCTGCTCGAAGCCAAAATGAAAGAGCGCAAGAACTCTCCTCCCGGCGCACCCGGTCCCGCGAACGCCTACAGCGAGCTATGGGATCTGGATATAAGCAAAGCAGACCTTCCGCAGCCGGAAGCTGCCGGCAAATGCGCCTTCCCCCCGGAGCCGGAAAAAGATATCGTCTGGTTCATCCAGCAGTATTCCACAGCCCTCGAGGACTGGCAGCGCGATATTATGACCATGCTGCGTGACGAGATGCTCTATTTCTGGCCGCAGATGGAGACGAAGATTATGAACGAAGGCTGGGCCTCCTACTGGCATCAGCGGATTATGCGCGAGCTGGACCTGACCTCCGAAGAGACGGTGGAATACGCGAAGCTTAATTCAGCGGTGGTGCAGCCCTCCCGTCAGAGCCTGAATCCCTACTATCTGGGGCTGAAGATCTTCGAAGATATTGAACGACGCTGGGACCGTGATAAAATGTTCGAGGTCCGCGAGCTCGATTCCGACATCTCCTTCATCCGCAGTTATCTATCGAAGCAGCTAGTGAATGACCTTGACCTCTATGTGTTCGAGAAAAAAGGCCCGGAATGGAAGATTACCGACAAGGCCTGGGAAAATGTCCGTGACCAGCTCGTGCTGGCCCGTGTTAACGGCGGCTCCCCGTATCTCGTCATCCAGGATGCCGATTATGAGCGGAGCGGCGAGCTGCTGATCACCCACCGCTACGAGAGCATCGAGCTGGATCTCAAGTACCTGGAGCGTACGCTCCCGCATATCTATGCGCTCTGGGGCCGCACCGTGCATCTGCAGACAGTGGTGGAAGAGAAAAAAGCCCTTTTTACCTATGACGGCAAAAAGGTGCAGCGGAAGTTTCTTTAAGAGGATGCTGGAACAGAAGTGATTGCATTTTGTGCAGTAGAATCCTGTAAAAAGGACCGATAAACAGAGTCTATTGCAATTTGTACACTAGAATTATGCTTATAGGCTGATTATCACCCTTTCCGCGTAAATCAATTGCACGAAATACAACAGATGGCGATTTAGCCACCAAAAAAGAGGTTTCAATTGCACAAAGTACAATTGAAACCTCTTTTTCATGCACAAGCCGAGCGAGAGCCTGGCAGCCCCGCAGCTGCTCTCCTTCCCGGCGCCTATTCCGCCGCAACCCGCGCCCCACGGCTCAACTCTTACTGTCCCCACCGCTCCCGCACCGGCACATAAATCTCCATCACCGTATCCACCCGCGCATGACAGCGCTCGTCATAGAATTCGAAATTCAGCCCGGCTTCATCATGCTCATATCCGCTTTCCGGAAACCAGTCCTCAAAGATATACCTCCATGTGCTCTTCACCACCCTGGCAAACACATCGGGATCGGACTCATCCGTAGCATCCACCGGCGGAGTAGTGAAGACTGCGTACTGCGCAGCAGGTACTACAGCCGTAAGCATGTCTGAGCTAACCAGGCTGAAATCCTCCACAATAACGCCCAGCAGATAAACGGCATTGCCGCCGCCCTCTGCCGGCACACACAGCCCTACTTCCCCGTGCCTCGGCGGATTCAGCAGAGCATACATTTTATCCTCCAGATTATCCCCATCGTAATAGTGCCAGAACGAAGCGACATCCTGTGTGTAATTCCCGCCGTCCACATCCGTTTCTATGCCATAGCCTGCTACCTTAAACTCCGGTTTGTTTATAATTACAGGCTCCATCATATAATCCCGTACTTCGTACCTGGCCCTGTCCCGGAGATACCCGTTCATCCGTGCCGCATACTGCGAGGGGCTGTAGCCGAAGGCTCGACGGAAGGCTTTGGCGAAGCCGCCCGGTGTCTCGAAGCCATATTCCAGCGCAATATCTGTAATCCGCCGGCCGCTGAACAGCTCCACTGCTGCCAGAGACAGCCTCCGGCTGCGTACATATTCCATCACAGGCATCTCCTTGCACAGACTGAACATCCGGCAAAAATGGTACAGCGAATACCCCGCCTGGGCCGCAATCCCCTCCGCCGTCAGCTCCTCCTTCAGGTGCTCCTCAATATAATCAATACTCCGCTCCATTTCCCTGCTGTAATTCAGGTGCGTCACCTGCCTTTCTTCAGTGCATAGGTAATTCCATTATAGCAGCGTGGCGCTGGCCGGACTGTTCCAGGTTTGCTGGGTTTTCCCGGGGGACCGTAGCTGGAAGTACGGATGGAAAGTTTGGCTGGAAATTAGGCGCAAAGGGCCTGCATTCGTGAGCGGGCGGTGGAATGTTGTACTTGGTGCAGAAATTTATTGTATGAATCCAGCTCATCTCCATAATGTTGTACGAAATGCAGCAATCCCGCGTATAACACCAGCCTCAAGACTAATTTGTTGTAAAAAATACAGCAATAGCTGATTTGAGCGATTTTTGGCGCTGGATTGTTGTAATAAGTGCAATTTCCGACAGAAGGAGGAGTGGTAATTGGGGCGGCGTTCGTGAAATACAGGCTGCACACGTGGCGCGGCTATAAGGACAGAGAAGTATGAGATGGGGCACGGCTGCAGCCGCAGCAAAAAAAGCCGCCAAACCGCAGCGGCTCCCCTTTTTTACCAAACTGGCATTGTTACTTTACCCCGGCCTGCAGACAGCCATACACTTAGCGGTTCAGCAGGCTGCCCACATATTTCAGCAGCTCGTTGGCGCAGATCGGGCAGTAGTTATGCTCGTCGATCAGGCGGCGGCTGACCTCGTTGATGCGTTTGAGCTGGCTTTCATCCGGCGTTTTGGAGGAGGTGGTGATTTTGACAATATCCTTCAGGTCGGCGAACAGCTTCTTCTCGATGGCTTCGCGCAGCCGGTCGTGGTTGTTGTACTCGAACTTCTTGCCCTTGCGGGAGTAGGCGGAAATGCGGATCAGGATCTCCTCGCGGAACGCCTTCTTGGCATTCTCGGAAATGCCGATCTGCTCTTCAATCGAGCGCATCAGCCGCTCATCCGGCTCCATCTCCTCATCGGTGAGCGGGTCACGGATTTTGGACCAGTTGCAGAAGGCTTCGATGTTGTCGAGGTAGTTCTCGAACAATGTTTTGGCGGATTCTTCAAAAGAGTACACAAATGCCTTCTGCACTTCGCTTTTGGCGAGAATATCATATTCCTTGCGGGCAATGGAAATGAAGTTCAGGTACCGCTCCCGCTCCTCCTTCGTAATCGAAGGATGCTGATCGAGGCCGTCCTTGATTGCCCGCAGCACATCCAGAGCGTTCATGCATTGCAGGTCGCCCTTAATCAAAGCACTCGAGATGCGGTTGATGACATAACGCGGGTCGATGCCGGACATGCCCTCATCCAGGTATTCGGTCTGCATTTCCTTGAGATCGGCTTCCTTGTAGCCCTCGACCTCTTCACCGTCGTACATGCGCAGCTTCTTGATCAGGTCCATGCCCTGCTTTTTGCTCTCCTTGAGCCGGGTCAGAATGGAGAAGATCGCTGCCGCCCGCAGCGCATGCGGGGCAATATGCACATGCTTCATGTCGCTTTGGCCGATCAGCTTGGCGTAGATTTTCTCCTCTTCCGATACTCTCAGATTATAGGGAACCGGCATGACGATCATGCGGGACTGGAGCGCTTCATTCTTTTTATTGGCGATAAAAGATTTATATTCCGTTTCATTCGTATGCGCCACTATGAGTTCATCAGCCGAAATTAACGCAAACCGCCCGGCCTTGAAATTGCCTTCCTGGGTCAGGGACAGCAGGTTCCACAGGAACTTCTCATCGCATTTGAGCATTTCCTGGAATTCCATCAGGCCGCGGTTGGCCTTGTTCAGCTCCCCGTCAAAGCGGTAGGCGCGCGGATCGGATTCCGAGCCGTATTCCGTAATGGTTGAGAAGTCGATGCTGCCCGTCAGGTCGGCGATATCCTGGGACTTCGGATCGGACGGGCTGAAGGTCCCGATCCCTACCCGTTCTCCCTCCGACAAAAGCACCCGGACTACCGCAACCGCCTCAATGTCACCCTTGTAGTCATTTTTCAGCCGCATCTGGCAGGACGGGCAGAGATTGCCTTCAATCCGCACCCCGAGCTCGCGTTCAATCTCCGGGCGCAGCTCCAGCGGAATCAAATGCAGCGGGTCCTCATGCATCGGGCAGCCCTCAATGGCGTATACCGCCCCCGCATCGGTGCGTGAGTATTGCTCCAGGCCGCGTTTTAGCAGTGTAACCAGCGTTGACTTGCCTCCACTGACAGGTCCCATCAGCAGCAGTATCCGTTTGCGCACATCCAGCCGCCGGGCTGCGGAATGGAAATATTCCTCCACCAGCTTCTCCACCGCACGGTCCAGTCCAAAGATCTCCTGTTCAAAAAACTTATACCTTTTCCGCCCGTTGATTTCCTCGACGCCGTGTGATTTGATCATGTCGTATACGCGGGAATGAGCCGTTTTTGCGGGAGAGGGGTCTTGTTTCAGCAGTTCTATATAGTCCTTGAAAGTGCCGCTCCACGCCAAACGGTCGTTCTCAGCCCGATGTGTTGCTATACGCTCAAAAATATCCATGGCTCGCTGCCTCCTCTTGCGCTCCTACTTGCTCCACCAAGCTTAGAAAGTGTATTACATACCTATGCGGCGAGCCCGGAATAGTTGACCTCTTTTTTGCTGTGCTATAATAGAGAATCATGATTTCTGTTAATTTATTACGCTGTTATCAGGACGCAGGAGTGAGACAATGGCTATCAAGCAGGAGACGGAGCTGTATGCTCCTTTGAAGAGTTTTTTTGAGCGGCAAGGGTATGACATCAAGGGTGAGGTGCGGACCTGCGATCTCGTGGGCATCCGGGAGGACGAGTCCCAGCCGCTGATCGTGGAGATGAAAAAATCGTTCAACCTCGCCCTGCTGCTGCAGGGTGTTGAACGGCTGCGCCTCAGCCCGAACGTCTACCTTGCGGTAGAGCGTGTACGGGACAAGAAAGGCGCGGTGAACCAGCGCTGGGGCGAGCTCAGCGGGCTGTGCCGCCGGCTCGGCCTCGGGCTGATCACCGTCGTCTTCTACAAGACGAAGGCCCCGCTCGTCGAGGTGCTCGCGGAGCCGGGCGACGCGCCGCCGCAGGCCCGCAGCGCGGTGCGCCGCCGCGAGCGCCTGCTCTACGAGTTCCGCGAGCGGAGCGGCGACTACAACACCGGCGGCAGCACGCGCGTCAAGCTCGTGACGGCCTACCGCGAGAAGGCGCTGCGCGTGGCACTCGCGCTGCAGGCCCTGGAGGCCGAAGCCGCTGCGGCGGCCGGCCTCGCGGGGGCGAAGCGCGCCGGGCTGCGCGGCGCGCCCGGGCCGGGTGACGCCGCAGACCCGGCGGCACTTGAAGCGGCACCGTCAGCAGCGGACGCGCTGACGGATGCCGCTGGCGGCGGGGCCGGCGAAGCGCGCCCCGCGGGCACAGCGCGCGGCGTGACCCCCGCCGCGCTGCGGAAACGCAGCGGCGTGCCGGGTGCCGCCGCGATCCTGCAGAAGAACTACTATGCGTGGTTCTTCCGGGTAGGCCGCGGCCGCTACAGTCTCACGGCCGCCGGAACCGCAGCGCTGATCGAATATGCTGCGATCGCTGAGATCAGCGCCGGCAAGCAGTAGCTGGGCTGCCTGCTGCAGGCAGCCCAGCGTTCGCCCAAGTCCCGCCTTCCAAGAAAAACAAATGGAAAAACAACACTTAAATTCGCGATTCTAACTGTCCAGCAGGATTTAAGTGGATAAATGACATCTAATTCCAGAGTTTTTCAGCAATATGCCAAATACTTCTCCAATAGATGTACTTTTTCCAACTAAAACTCCTCAGTCATTTGTTTCAGCATAATTAAATGCTCTTTTTCCATCTAAATCATAAGCATGGCACCAAACGGCCGGCATTCATCCAGAAACCTGCTCTCTCGCCCGCTCTTACACTTGTACCCGCTCAACCCGCAAAAGGAGCCGGCCCGCGCAAACACTCTGCGCGGGGCCAGCTCCTTTTTGACACCCGGGTTCAAGTTCAACCCGTAATCGTATTAAATCATATGCCGCCTGTAGCCTTAAGCAAGCACCGTGTACAGCAGTTCCTTCTCCTTAATGGAAGAACGGCCGGCGGACTGGATCGAATCATATTCGCCAATGTTTGTAATAATGACCGGCGTGATTGTGCTGTAGCCTGCCTTCTCGATCTCGGCGAGATCGAACTCCATCAGCAGATCACCTACGGACACCTTGGTTCCGGCAGTCACTTTCGGCGAGAAATGCAGTCCCTTAAGCTTCACTGTGTCAATACCGATGTGGATCAGCATTTCGGCACCATTATCACTTACAAGGCCAATCGCATGACCGCTCTTCGACAACGAGAAGACCGTTCCGTTAACCGGGGAGACTACGCGGCCTTCAGATGGCTGAATGGCAAAGCCTTTACCCATGATTTCTTCGGAGAATGCCGGATCATTCACTTCGCTCAGCGGTTTCACTTCACCTGTAATCGGGCTGAAGACCTGTTCATTCACCATTACCTGTTTTACTTCTTCTACAACAGCCACAGGCGTACTTGCTGCGGATGCTGCTGCAGGTGCTGCTGTAGCTTCCGCTTCATCTTCAAATCCGAGCACATAAGTAACAATTGCCGCTACTGCGGTACCTACGGCAAAACCGATAACCGAATATACAAAAGTCTCACCCAGCACCATTGGAATCCCGGATAGTCCGGCAAGTCCGCCAATGACATATGCTTTAACTTTGAACAAGCTGAGAACCGCACCACCCGCAGCACCACCGATGAGGGCAGCAATAAACGGTTTTTTCAGACGCATATTCACACCATACATTGCCGGCTCTGTAATCCCCATGAAAGCCGTGATACTTGTAGACATGGACAGAGATTTAAGCTTGCTGTTCTTAGTCCGGAGCGATACGCCAAGCGCACTGCCGGCCTGGGCAAAGTTCGCCACCATCATTACAGGAATCATATAGTCATAACCAAGCTGGGCAATCGAAGCAATCATAATTGGAATCAATGCATAGTGCATACCGGTGATAATCAGGAGTGACATGGTTCCGCCCAGCAGCAATCCTGCGAACAGACCCGTATTCTCGAACAGCCAGCTGATCCCGCCAGTGAGGCCGTCACCGATAATTACGCCGAGCGGACCCACTGCAATCAGCGTAAGCGGCACAATAACTAACAGGGTTACCGTTGGAACAATAATGAGCTTCAGGGAAGCATGAGTGATTTTATCTACAGCCTTCTCTACATAAGAAGCCAGCCAGACGGCAATAACAATCGGGATAACGGAAGAGGAATAGGTTGCCGCAACCACCGGCAGTGAAGCAAAGGTCACCGGTTCCCCTGATCCGAGCAGCGTTGTAATGGTTGGATGCAGAATCGCCGCCCCTATCGCAGCCGCGATATACATATTGCTTCCCAGCTTGCGGGCAGCACTGACCGCCAGAACAATCGGCAGGAAGTAGAACGCCCCGTCCCCGATGGCCGAAAGAATAATGTAAGTGGAATTGTCCGTTCCCATCCAGCCTGCCGCTACCAGCAGGGCCACAATCCCCTTGATCATCCCCGCACCGGTAATGGCCGGCAGAATCGGGGTAAAGATCCCTGAGATGAAGTCGAACAGCTTGCTCAGCGCGTTTTGCTTTTTCTTCTCTACCTTATCACCAGAAGCTTTCTTGTCCGGTGAGCTGGACATATTGCCTACCAGTTCATTGTAGACCACCGGCACATCGTTACCGATGATCACCTGGAATTGTCCCCCGTTAATCATGACGCCCATAACGCCGTCTGTCTTCTGCAGTGCCGCTTTATCCGCACGGTTATTGTCATTCAGGTTGAAGCGCAGCCGGGTCATACAGTGGGTTACCTGATCAATATTCTCTTCTCCCCCGACAAGTCTCAGTATTTCTTTGGACAGCTCATTTTTATTCATGTGGCCTGACTCCTTTAGTTTGTTTTGTGCTTATTGTGTGTTTTTTCGCAAAATAAAAACCTAAACACCGGGACATGATGCTTCTAGCGCTCATCCATGTCCGGGTTTAGGTTTTGCCTCCTTGGAGTAGCAATCCTGCTTCCCGTTATTCAGTTCCATCATTCTCACCGCGGTTAATCCGTTCAATGTGAATGGTCAGATACAAAATTTCTTCCTTGGACAAGACCCGCTTGTAAATCTTGCGTGTATAGTCCGAAATCTTCATCGCACAGGCATGCGCCGCCGGGTATTGCTGCATCACCAGATCATGGAGTGCATGATCCTTATCCCGGTCCTCAGCAGCTTTGCCCTGAACGACCCGCTGTGCGAAAAACTTCAGATGGGTCAGAAAGCGGTAATACCCGAGCGATTCCTCATCAAGCTCAATCAGGAAGCTCCGCCGGACAATGTTCAGAATATCCTTCACAATGTTCGTGATGCTTACCGTCTCACGCATTTCCCCATTCATCTGTGCATTGACCAGATGCATGGCAATGAAAGCGCACTCGTCCTCCGGCAGCAGTACACCAAGCCGTTCCTCGATAATCTGCAGCGCCTTAAGGCCGATGGAGAACTCCTTACGGTACATCCGCTTAATTTCCCACAAAAGCGCATTCTTGATTTGAAGCCCCTGACGGTGGCGGTCAATGGCGAAATGGATGTGGTCCGTCAGTGAGATATAGATGCTGTCATGCAG encodes:
- the licT gene encoding BglG family transcription antiterminator LicT, with protein sequence MKIEKVLNNNVVTVIDASGKELVVMGRGIAFKKQTGDPIDEDKIEKVFSLDNREVSQKLMSLLSEIPLEYVECTDEVIRYAETVLGEKLHDSIYISLTDHIHFAIDRHRQGLQIKNALLWEIKRMYRKEFSIGLKALQIIEERLGVLLPEDECAFIAMHLVNAQMNGEMRETVSITNIVKDILNIVRRSFLIELDEESLGYYRFLTHLKFFAQRVVQGKAAEDRDKDHALHDLVMQQYPAAHACAMKISDYTRKIYKRVLSKEEILYLTIHIERINRGENDGTE
- a CDS encoding beta-glucoside-specific PTS transporter subunit IIABC; its protein translation is MNKNELSKEILRLVGGEENIDQVTHCMTRLRFNLNDNNRADKAALQKTDGVMGVMINGGQFQVIIGNDVPVVYNELVGNMSSSPDKKASGDKVEKKKQNALSKLFDFISGIFTPILPAITGAGMIKGIVALLVAAGWMGTDNSTYIILSAIGDGAFYFLPIVLAVSAARKLGSNMYIAAAIGAAILHPTITTLLGSGEPVTFASLPVVAATYSSSVIPIVIAVWLASYVEKAVDKITHASLKLIIVPTVTLLVIVPLTLIAVGPLGVIIGDGLTGGISWLFENTGLFAGLLLGGTMSLLIITGMHYALIPIMIASIAQLGYDYMIPVMMVANFAQAGSALGVSLRTKNSKLKSLSMSTSITAFMGITEPAMYGVNMRLKKPFIAALIGGAAGGAVLSLFKVKAYVIGGLAGLSGIPMVLGETFVYSVIGFAVGTAVAAIVTYVLGFEDEAEATAAPAAASAASTPVAVVEEVKQVMVNEQVFSPITGEVKPLSEVNDPAFSEEIMGKGFAIQPSEGRVVSPVNGTVFSLSKSGHAIGLVSDNGAEMLIHIGIDTVKLKGLHFSPKVTAGTKVSVGDLLMEFDLAEIEKAGYSTITPVIITNIGEYDSIQSAGRSSIKEKELLYTVLA
- a CDS encoding SpoVR family protein, translated to MPGDEIKALERAIAEITEIATGFGLDFYPMRYEICPADIIYTFGAYGMPTRFGHWSFGKTFNKMKSQYDFGLSKIYELVINSNPCYAFLLDGNSLVQNKLIVAHVLAHCDFFKNNMRFSVSNRDMVESMSATADRIAGYSVTYGIDVVESFIDSVLAIQEHIDPSLIQPRKLGKTHLLEAKMKERKNSPPGAPGPANAYSELWDLDISKADLPQPEAAGKCAFPPEPEKDIVWFIQQYSTALEDWQRDIMTMLRDEMLYFWPQMETKIMNEGWASYWHQRIMRELDLTSEETVEYAKLNSAVVQPSRQSLNPYYLGLKIFEDIERRWDRDKMFEVRELDSDISFIRSYLSKQLVNDLDLYVFEKKGPEWKITDKAWENVRDQLVLARVNGGSPYLVIQDADYERSGELLITHRYESIELDLKYLERTLPHIYALWGRTVHLQTVVEEKKALFTYDGKKVQRKFL
- a CDS encoding PrkA family serine protein kinase — its product is MDIFERIATHRAENDRLAWSGTFKDYIELLKQDPSPAKTAHSRVYDMIKSHGVEEINGRKRYKFFEQEIFGLDRAVEKLVEEYFHSAARRLDVRKRILLLMGPVSGGKSTLVTLLKRGLEQYSRTDAGAVYAIEGCPMHEDPLHLIPLELRPEIERELGVRIEGNLCPSCQMRLKNDYKGDIEAVAVVRVLLSEGERVGIGTFSPSDPKSQDIADLTGSIDFSTITEYGSESDPRAYRFDGELNKANRGLMEFQEMLKCDEKFLWNLLSLTQEGNFKAGRFALISADELIVAHTNETEYKSFIANKKNEALQSRMIVMPVPYNLRVSEEEKIYAKLIGQSDMKHVHIAPHALRAAAIFSILTRLKESKKQGMDLIKKLRMYDGEEVEGYKEADLKEMQTEYLDEGMSGIDPRYVINRISSALIKGDLQCMNALDVLRAIKDGLDQHPSITKEERERYLNFISIARKEYDILAKSEVQKAFVYSFEESAKTLFENYLDNIEAFCNWSKIRDPLTDEEMEPDERLMRSIEEQIGISENAKKAFREEILIRISAYSRKGKKFEYNNHDRLREAIEKKLFADLKDIVKITTSSKTPDESQLKRINEVSRRLIDEHNYCPICANELLKYVGSLLNR
- a CDS encoding AraC family transcriptional regulator, which gives rise to MERSIDYIEEHLKEELTAEGIAAQAGYSLYHFCRMFSLCKEMPVMEYVRSRRLSLAAVELFSGRRITDIALEYGFETPGGFAKAFRRAFGYSPSQYAARMNGYLRDRARYEVRDYMMEPVIINKPEFKVAGYGIETDVDGGNYTQDVASFWHYYDGDNLEDKMYALLNPPRHGEVGLCVPAEGGGNAVYLLGVIVEDFSLVSSDMLTAVVPAAQYAVFTTPPVDATDESDPDVFARVVKSTWRYIFEDWFPESGYEHDEAGLNFEFYDERCHARVDTVMEIYVPVRERWGQ
- a CDS encoding DUF2161 family putative PD-(D/E)XK-type phosphodiesterase, which encodes MAIKQETELYAPLKSFFERQGYDIKGEVRTCDLVGIREDESQPLIVEMKKSFNLALLLQGVERLRLSPNVYLAVERVRDKKGAVNQRWGELSGLCRRLGLGLITVVFYKTKAPLVEVLAEPGDAPPQARSAVRRRERLLYEFRERSGDYNTGGSTRVKLVTAYREKALRVALALQALEAEAAAAAGLAGAKRAGLRGAPGPGDAADPAALEAAPSAADALTDAAGGGAGEARPAGTARGVTPAALRKRSGVPGAAAILQKNYYAWFFRVGRGRYSLTAAGTAALIEYAAIAEISAGKQ